One genomic window of Cannabis sativa cultivar Pink pepper isolate KNU-18-1 chromosome 2, ASM2916894v1, whole genome shotgun sequence includes the following:
- the LOC115721012 gene encoding auxin-induced protein 15A-like, whose translation MAFGLTRFVQGKKALRRSLSGIKEATLKCSSIPKGYFAVYVGEDQKKRHVVPLSYLNEPSFQDLLSMAEQEFGYEHPMRGLTIPCTEDIFNDITSQLN comes from the coding sequence ATGGCATTTGGATTGACTCGTTTTGTTCAGGGTAAGAAGGCTCTTCGAAGATCGCTTTCAGGCATCAAAGAAGCAACTTTGAAGTGTTCAAGCATTCCAAAAGGCTACTTTGCAGTCTATGTTGGAGAAGATCAGAAGAAGCGTCATGTAGTACCTCTTTCCTACCTAAATGAGCCTTCATTTCAAGACTTGCTTAGTATGGCTGAACAAGAATTCGGGTATGAGCATCCTATGCGCGGACTCACAATTCCTTGCACTGAAGACATCTTCAATGATATCACTTCTCAGTTGAACTGA
- the LOC115721008 gene encoding auxin-induced protein 15A-like, which yields MAFGLTRFVQGKKALRRSLSGIKEATLKCSTIPKGYFAVYVGEDQKKRHVVPLSYLNEPSFQDLLSMTEQEFGYDHPMGGLTIPCSEDFFNDITSQLN from the coding sequence ATGGCATTTGGATTGACTCGTTTTGTTCAGGGTAAGAAGGCTCTTCGAAGATCGCTTTCAGGCATCAAAGAAGCAACTTTGAAGTGTTCAACCATTCCAAAAGGCTACTTTGCAGTCTATGTTGGAGAAGATCAGAAGAAGCGTCATGTAGTACCTCTTTCGTATCTAAATGAGCCTTCATTTCAAGACTTGCTTAGTATGACTGAACAAGAATTCGGATATGACCATCCAATGGGTGGACTCACAATTCCTTGCAGTGAAGACTTCTTTAATGATATCACATCTCAGTTGAACTGA
- the LOC115721006 gene encoding histone H3.2, giving the protein MARTKQTARKSTGGKAPRKQLATKAARKSAPATGGVKKPHRFRPGTVALREIRKYQKSTELLIRKLPFQRLVREIAQDFKTDLRFQSSAVSALQEAAEAYLVGLFEDTNLCAIHAKRVTIMPKDIQLARRIRGERA; this is encoded by the coding sequence ATGGCTCGTACCAAGCAGACAGCAAGAAAGTCCACCGGAGGAAAGGCTCCAAGGAAGCAACTGGCGACCAAGGCAGCAAGGAAGTCGGCTCCCGCCACCGGAGGAGTGAAGAAGCCACATCGTTTCAGGCCCGGAACTGTGGCCCTTAGGGAGATCAGAAAGTACCAGAAGAGCACTGAGCTTTTGATCCGAAAGCTTCCGTTCCAGAGATTGGTGAGGGAAATCGCTCAGGACTTCAAGACCGATCTTCGATTCCAGTCGAGTGCCGTTTCTGCTCTTCAAGAGGCTGCGGAGGCTTACTTGGTGGGTCTCTTCGAAGACACCAATCTGTGCGCCATTCACGCTAAGAGAGTCACCATCATGCCTAAGGATATTCAGTTGGCTCGTAGGATCAGAGGCGAGAGAGCTTAG